The genome window TTGATCTGGAAAATTTTGGAAACCAATATTCTCTGGCTTTTTTCCTCCATAAAATAAAAAATGGATAAACGGTTAGGTTATATTTCTCTAGTTTTCTTCTTAAAATATAGATGATCAGCCAAAAAGATAAGAAAATCGTTACAGCTAGGTATATTTGATCCACAAATCTAATAATGTATTTAGAAATTAAAAAGATGTGCAAATAGAGTATACTAAACGTCATTGGAAGGTATTAAATGACAAGAGGAAGAAGGCTATTGAAGTTCTTTCGCTTATAAAACAATATGGAATGGAAGGGTACGTTTATGGTTCTGTAGCCCGAGGTGATGTAAATGAGAAAAGTGATATAGATATTATAGTTTTTAACCCCAATCAAATTCTATTGGATACGCTAAATGTACATCATAAATATATTATTCAGGCTACGCCTAATTCCATACCTAAGGCCTATCTATCATTAGATGAAGAGGAAACTGTAGTTATTTCCTTTCCATTAGGCAGATTAAGAAGAAATGAGATTGAATTTTATTCATTTGGTGGTTTAGTAAATTTAAAGGATCTTCTAGAAAATAGACGAGTCCCTGGCGTTAATAAGAAATTAATGTTAATAATCCCAACA of Sulfolobus sp. E5-1-F contains these proteins:
- a CDS encoding nucleotidyltransferase domain-containing protein produces the protein MQIEYTKRHWKVLNDKRKKAIEVLSLIKQYGMEGYVYGSVARGDVNEKSDIDIIVFNPNQILLDTLNVHHKYIIQATPNSIPKAYLSLDEEETVVISFPLGRLRRNEIEFYSFGGLVNLKDLLENRRVPGVNKKLMLIIPTENGHMEIPLEGNEDYASKLLKISLDTIMERKKLLTKRIERGHTGIFLRYDLSGNESIYDAFNRMYKSNKFFKRMVDV